One region of Nycticebus coucang isolate mNycCou1 chromosome 10, mNycCou1.pri, whole genome shotgun sequence genomic DNA includes:
- the NTF4 gene encoding neurotrophin-4, with protein MLFLPSCSLPILLLFLLPSVPMESHPPPSPLPPFLAPEWDLLSPRVALSRGAPAGPPLLFLLEAGAFGEPASVPANRSRRGVSETAPASRRGELAVCDAVSGWVTDRRTAVDLRGREVEVLGEVPAAGGSPLRQYFFETRCKADGTGEDGPGGGGGGCRGVDRRHWVSECKAKQSYVRALTTDAQGRVGWRWIRIDTACVCTLLSRTGRA; from the coding sequence ATGCTCTTCCTCCCCTCATgctccctccccatcctcctccttttcctcctccccagtgTTCCAATGGAATCTCACCCCCCACCTTCACCACTGCCCCCTTTTCTAGCACCTGAGTGGGACCTCCTGTCCCCCCGAGTAGCCCTGTCCAGGGGTGCCCCTGCTGGGCCCCCTCTGCTCTTCCTGCTGGAGGCTGGGGCCTTTGGAGAGCCAGCAAGCGTCCCAGCCAACCGTAGTCGACGTGGGGTGAGCGAGACAGCACCAGCAAGTCGCCGGGGTGAACTGGCCGTGTGCGATGCAGTCAGTGGCTGGGTGACAGATCGGAGGACAGCTGTGGACTTGCGTGGGCGTGAGGTGGAGGTGCTGGGCGAGGTGCCTGCAGCTGGTGGCAGTCCCCTCCGCCAGTACTTCTTTGAGACCCGCTGCAAGGCTGATGGCACTGGGGAAGATGGccctggtgggggtggtgggggttgCCGGGGTGTGGACCGAAGACACTGGGTATCTGAGTGCAAGGCCAAGCAGTCCTACGTACGCGCATTGACCACTGATGCCCAGGGCCGTGTGGGCTGGCGATGGATTCGAATTGACACTGCCTGCGTCTGTACACTCCTCAGCCGGACTGGCAGGGCTTGA
- the LOC128596750 gene encoding uncharacterized protein LOC128596750 — MAGRTLALLYGHPWSPISGAEVPGSWPNWHLTSSGVAHHTIPSVPFPPSTVQSTVAEPLPPAAQKGLHIWAFDEVISRWETTSGSTYVPKTHGEPYAQPQAPEPADPTRTVGIKALGEKLRHGGWRLPLITKHQSSEMKAQYSWPDPNQCPTVHFGPRPLKLADHHRGGPSQALIPWTKNPELAGQLFTIPDQGVLDRHQLYLTTSARDFRFYPKNELSGYPRKDSLTYWSFEEMPQAWGHGPQWPPCPRSSRPPRPPQIRLPRASPVTPAVPHGGALSLAQESYSNPRHPLRRLDRFCPLEAPWGGPHWKPLPGIYSVPKAYATENST; from the exons ATGGCTGGTCGCACTCTAGCTCTGCTCTATGGACACCCATGGTCCCCCATCTCTGGAGCCGAAGTGCCTGGATCCTGGCCCAACTGGCATCTCACGAGCAGCGGCGTTGCCCACCACACTATCCCATCTGTACCCTTTCCCCCGTCCACTGTGCAG TCCACGGTTGCAGAGCCCTTACCCCCGGCGGCACAGAAAGGTTTGCACATCTGGGCTTTCGACGAGGTCATCAGCAGATGGGAGACGACCTCCGGCTCGACTTATGTACCCAAGACCCACGGTGAACCCTACGCGCAGCCCCAGGCCCCAGAGCCTGCTGACCCCACGCGGACTGTGGGAATCAAGGCTTTAGGAGAAAAG CTCAGACATGGTGGCTGGCGTCTCCCTCTGATCACCAAGCACCAGAGCAGCGAGATGAAGGCGCAGTACAGCTGGCCCGACCCGAACCAGTGCCCCACCGTCCACTTCGGTCCCCGGCCTCTGAAGCTTGCGGACCACCACCGTGGGGGTCCTTCCCAG GCTCTAATTCCTTGGACGAAGAACCCCGAGCTGGCTGGCCAACTGTTCACAATACCGGACCAGGGTGTCCTGGACCGCCATCAGCTCTACCTGACCACCTCGGCCCGGGACTTTCGGTTCTACCCGAA GAACgagctgtctggatatcctcgcAAGGACTCACTGACCTACTGGAGCTTCGAGGAGATGCCCCAGGCCTGGGGCCACGGTCCGCAGTGGCCGCCCTGTCCACGCTCTTCTCGGCCTCCGCGACCGCCACAGATCCGCCTGCCCCGCGCGAGCCCGGTGACGCCGGCCGTACCGCACGGCGGGGCCCTATCGCTGGCTCAGGAGTCCTACAGCAACCCGCGGCATCCACTCCGCAGGCTTGACCGTTTCTGCCCACTGGAGGCGCCCTGGGGCGGCCCCCACTGGAAGCCTCTGCCAGGAATCTACAGCGTGCCTAAAGCCTACGCCACAGAAAACTCCACCTAG
- the LOC128596779 gene encoding lutropin subunit beta, protein MQCLWEWEDMGSGLSSQALSQGLLLWLLLSMGGVWASSGPLQPLCQPINATLAAENEACPVCITFTTSICAGYCPSMMRVLPAALPPVPQPVCTYRELRFASIRLPGCPPGVDPIVSFPVALSCRCGPCRLSSSDCGGPRAQPLACDHPHLPSLFLL, encoded by the exons ATGCAGTGTCTTTGGGAGTGGGAGGATATGGGCTCAGGGCTGAGTTCTCAGGCTTTGTCCCAGGGgctgctgctgtggctgctgctgagCATGGGTGGAGTGTGGGCATCGAGTGGCCCACTgcagccactgtgccagcccatCAACGCTACCCTGGCTGCTGAAAATGAGGCCTGCCCCGTCTGCATCACCTTCACCACCAGCATCTGTGCCGGCTACTGTCCCAGCATG ATGCGGGTGCTGCCAGCCGCACTGCCACCTGTACCCCAGCCTGTGTGCACCTACCGTGAGCTTCGCTTTGCCTCCATCCGGCTCCCTGGCTGCCCGCCTGGTGTGGACCCTATAGTCTCTTTCCCTGTGGCCCTCAGTTGTCGTTGTGGGCCCTGCCGACTCAGCAGCTCTGACTGCGGCGGTCCCAGAGCCCAACCCTTAGCCTGTGACCATCCCCACCTTCCAAGTCTCTTCCTTCTCTAA